The DNA segment TAATATGTTGCGCGATAAATGGAGCGCCTTCTGCTGCACCAACTTCTGGATGCTTCAAGCAGCATTCCCATTCCAACACCGCCCAACCTTCATAATTGTATGCAGCGAATTTTGAGAAAATTTGTTTGAAGTCCACTTGGCCATCGCCGAGAGAACGGAAGCGACCAGCGCGATCAACCCATGACTCATAACCGCCGTACACACCTTGTTGTGCAGTTGGATTAAATTCCGCATCTTTAACATGGAACATTTTAATGCGGTCGTGATAGCGATCGATAAACGCCAAATAATCGAGTTGTTGCAAAACAAAGTGCGATGGGTCGAACAAAATATTGCAGCGTGGATGATTGTCTACGGCTTTCAAAAAGCGCTCGAAAGTTGCACCGTCATGCAAGTCTTCACCAGGGTGAATTTCGTAGCAAACGTCAACGCCTACTGCATCGAACGCATCCAAAATTGGTTTCCAGCGTTTTGCCAATTCACCAAAACCTGCATCGACCAAACCAGCAGGGCGCTGTGGCCACGGATACAAATAAGGCCACAACAAAGCACCAGAAAAAGTCGCGTGCGCTTTCAAACCTAAATTTTTACTCGCCTTGGCGGCCAACATTAATTGCTCTACTGCCCATGCCTGGCGAGCGGTTGGGTTACCGCGTACAGATTCAGGAGCGAAGCCGTCAAACATTTCATCATAAGCCGGGTGAACGGCTACTAACTGACCTTGTAAATGGGTGGATAACTCGGTGGGAACCAAACCGTGTTTGGCTAAAGTCGCCAGAAACTGTGAGCAGTATTCAGTGCTGTTTGCAGCTTGCTCAAGGTCGAACACGCGCTTGTCCCAAGTAGGGATTTGCACACCTTTAAAACCCAGGCTTGCCACCCAACCAGCAATGCTATCAAGACTGTTAAATGGAGCTTTATCGCTTAAAAATTGCGCCAGGAATATGGCTGGACCCTTAAGAGTTTTCATGGTTTTCACCCTTTTATCTTATAAATATGAATCGTCATTATGACTATAAGCACAGCGGCTTACAACACGCGTTTTGCCTTAGCGGCCACAAGTGAAACCTAGACCAGAAGACACAAAAATAGTTGCCAGATGGGGCGAACCCAAGCCAAAGATGCGTTTTATAACACGCAGCTTCGGTCAGGAAAATAAACTCTTGGTAGATTGGGGTGAACTTTGCAAATCTTGAGAAACCTGGCCAAGTTTTGGCCTATCAGATGGCAAAAAAGGCCTCATTTGGTGAGGCCTGCAGGATGAAACTTTACTTAAGATTACTGTAAGCGCTTAACCAACTCGACGCGTCGATTTTTTTGCTTGCCCGCCTCACTGGTGTTGTTACCCGCCGGTGCGTAAGGCCCAACACCTTGGGCCTGCAATCGGGCAGCCGGAATTTGGTAGGTTTTGACCAACTCATTTACCACCGCAGTAGCGCGCTGGCGCGATAGCTCTAAATTTGCAGCGCCCGCCCCCGTATCGTCGGTGTGGCCCACAACGTAGAGCAACAAATCTTTATTTTTAGTGAGCAGCTGGGCGATAGCGTCAAGAGTTGGTTTTGATTCAGGCTTAACAACTGATTTACCTGTATCAAAATAAATTCCATAAATAAGTGCTTTACCGTCAGCATCAATTTGTTGTTTCAAGCCATCGGCATCGACTTTAATTAAACCTGTAACAACTCCTTTTTGTTGCAAAATTAATTGTTCCACGCCAACTTCACTTTCATAAGCGCCGACAAAAATCGCAACATAAATATCACCAGCATCAGAAGCTTTTTTGGCAAGCACGTAATAAGGTTTGCGATACCAGTTATACACCGTGTTATCCATTGAAACTTTATCACCCACTTTACGAATCGCCTCTTCACTTCCGCATTCAGCCAACTCACACTTGGACAAAATGCTAAAGCCGGCCTTGCTCAAAGCTTGTTTGTAATTTTCAAAAACCTTAAGACTTGAAACATCTTGAATGGTATAAACATGACGCGATAGATCACCCGTTAAATTTAATGGTGTGCGATCTGCAGCATTAGGTGCAACAGGAATGACTACAGTTTCAGTATCTACATGATGTGATTTTCGCAAATAAGCATTAGGGTAGCGCGCAAACAATTTATGGTCTTTGGCCAATTCCCTGGCATCCGTTTTATCTGCAGCTTCAGGTACAGGAGCTTTATTGGCATAAGCTGCATCAATTTTAATTAAATTATTTTCCAGAGGTTTAGCCTCCAAAATAACTTGCTGCACAGCCACTTCATTATCATAAGCTCCCACGAACCATGCGCCATATATTTTAATTCCATTAGCGCCTTGTTTTTCGGCAACCATGTAATAGGGCTTTTGTTTATAGTTATAAACCGTATCTTCATTTGATACTAATCCACCCAACTCTTCAGCTTGATCTTCAGTTCCGCACGCATTCAACTGACAGGAAAATATAATATTGAAACCAAGTTTTTTAACGGCCGCCGCGTAGTTTTCGTAAACTTTTAAGCTTGAAACATCCTTGATGCGATAAAAATGACGCGACAAATCGCCCTTTACATCCAAGGTTGAATATTTATAAGGTTTACTGCTGACATTAATAATGGAGGTGGGAATTTGGAAAGGCTCATAGGCCTGAACAATTGTTTTGCGAATTTCAGCACCGGGATAGCCCGCAATCAGCGGATGATCTTCACGCTCGGAACCAGCAAAACTTGTCACTGAAAAAGTCGCGGCCAGCAATGCAAAGACTGTAAGGTATTTATTCAGCATATTAAGTTCCCTCATGACGTAATGTAAATAACACGCGACAACCACCGCATCAAACGGAGGCTAGACTAGCGAAATTTTCTTAACAGTATGTGAATAATTTACATGCTCTTTTGCAATTGTGAACGCAGGCACGCTTTTTATCCTGTGTCTTCATGGTTATAATTGCGCCACGTCACAAGCAGACCAACCTAAAGTTTTTGACCTACCAATAGCACTACCCTCAGGGACAGATCATAATGATAAAAATTTTCAGCTTCGTGTGTATCCCGTTTATTATCCTAGCCATTTTTCTAAGTATTTTTATACCACTCAACCACGCTATCTTTAGCACCATTAATCATGCACTGCCCTTTAAAGCACTTTGGATGACCATTACCAACATAGGTGACGCGACTTTTTTAAGCTGCGCCTTGTTGATAGCTTTGCATAATCACAAACGACTATTAACAAACGCTGTGATTTGCGGAGTTTTTATTCATTATACAATTAAATTTACCAAAAATATTTTTGCCGTACTTCGCCCTGAACATACATTAGACCTTACTAACCTGATTACGCTCGGCCCCGCATTAAAGCTCGACAATTACGCAATGCCATCAGGCCATACCGCTAGTGCTTTCATGGCGGTTATTTTTATCGCTTCCGCTTATCAATTGCGCAGCTGGAAACTATGGCTACTAATTAGCTATGCATGCCTGGTAGGAATTTCACGCATTGCCGTTGGCGCCCATTGGCCAGCCGACGTCTTTGCTGGTGCAGTTATTGGTATATTTTTCGGATTACTTTGTACACATGAAAAATGGAATATCACTCATATCGCCGTACAATATTTAACGCTCGCGCTTTATCTTCCCTTTATTTATATTGCGATTCACCGCGTAAAATCTATACATGATGCCACCAGCTTAATTAATGAAGGTGCTATGGTTTTAGCGGGTATTTTAGGGCTAGCTATTTGGTTGTTAAGTGTAAAATCCCACTTCAATAAAAAAACCCCGCTACTCACTACTGAATAGCGGGGCTTATTGATCAAGATAAATCAATTAGAAATGATAAGTTGCACCAATGGTTACTGCAGACAACTTGGTGTCATCCCATTTTGCAAATTGGCTGTACTCAGCACGCAATGCAATTTGTGGAGTAATTTTGTAACTTGCACCAACACCTAACAGAGCTTTGGTTTTTGATTCGGAATCAGAATCGCTCCAGCTACTGTTGCCGCTAGTTTCAACTGAATCATAATCTACATCTATTTTAGCCACACCTACGCGGCCAAACAGACTGAAGTCTTCGCTGATTGGCAAGCTACCAACAACCGAAGCTTGCAATGCGGTAGCGCTCGTTTTATCGCGATAGTTATAGTTGATTCCTGCCTCTGTATAACTGCCACGATCAGAAACACTACCTAAATCACGATATGCTAATTCAACAGCAAAAAACTTATTAATATCGAAGCCAGCACCAAATGAATAGCTGGTGTCACTTTTACTGAAGGTATAATCGTCGCCAGCGTCAACCTCCACCTTACCGCTACCTACATCGCCTAGCACGTAAAAATTATCTGCCATGGCCGGCAAAGTAAATGCACCCAACACACATGCTGCTAATAATTGCTTTTTCATAAAATATTCCTTAATTGCTTCAGATGAAAAGTCGAAATACATTTTATGTATAAATGTATTGCAGCGAACTTTAACAATCGGGAATGAATTTAACCTGAATGCATTTTTCGTTTAAATTTGCATAAACAAAATAAGATCACAAATCAACCAGATGTTAATTTGATTACAAGTCCAGCAATTTATATTTTTCTTTATGGGCCAAGAGCATTTTTTGATAGGTCTTATTGTTGCGAGCCTTTTGCCACACTTCATAAAAGATATTGGCGCTTTCAGCTTTGATCAGATCTTCATCTTTTGGTAACTGCGAACGACCATGTGCGCCGCTTTGTGATTTTTTATCTGCAGGAACAGGGCCGTCATATTTTTTGCCACTTTTATGATTCGCGTAACGACGACTGCGGGTATAGCCCATTTGCAAAAATTTCCTCGCCATATCCATTCCAACAAAATCTTTTTGTTGTTTGTAAGCGAGAAAAAGTTGGTAGATTTTTGCAGCCGATTTTTTTGCAATATCTGGCGTTTTAAATCGCCAATGAGGAAGAATTTCGCTTTTATATGGCTCTACCAGCAGAACACCCTGCTCGCCGATTCCAGTGCGATACAACTCTGGATGCGTTCGCAAATCGAGGCTTTTGTAATCCAGCGAGTAATCGAATTTTGCGAAAGGCATTATCAATTCCTGTTAGTTGATCTGTATTAACAGGAGACAATTGCTTCGCTTGTCGGTTGCATCAAGTGAATGCTGATTAACTTTATTGATGTGAGTTAGCGAAGGCATGCTGAGTATTTATCAGCATGCCATTCCTCACAATCGTTATTTAGCTCTCAGCTTTACAGAGCAATGGAGTAAAGCGCGTGGTGCGCAAGAATGAACAACGTCTTCTTATCCTTGCCACCAATCACCAACTGGGTAGGACGATCAGGCACGTTAATTTGATTGATCAATTTGCCGTCTGGTGCATAGACAAAGACTTGGCCATTCGCGACATAAACTCGCCCATCCTGCCCAACCGCAACACTTTCACCACCGCGTTCTGCAAACATCTTAAGGTCAGTTACAACGCCTCCAGTGCCGACCACACCGTGATAAGTACGATTCTCTGATGAATTATTCAGGAACACGCGCTCACCCACTTTGGCTGTCACCAAACCCATAGTGTCCATGGTATCCGAGAAGCGCCAATCACCTTGGCGGAAAGTGCGGAACGCAGGCAACACAAGGCTGCCATCCGGCGACACATATTCACGCGCTTTGGGCGTGCCCATGCCCTTGATGAATTGCTCAGCCAAGGTTGAATAACGGTAAGTGACGTAATCGAGCTGATCCTGGAACTCGCCATCGTTTTTCCAAACATTGCCCGGCAACGCAACCTGTACATTGGGTCGAGCTACTGCAGCGGTAGGCTGGATGATGTCGATTTTATCGAACGGAGTATCTGGCTTGAACGCATATACCGTGATCTCGGAGCCTTGGGGCGACATAACCATTACGTTGCCGGATTTATCGATTGCAAGGTTGACCGGATCAAGCGTGTTGTCACGCACAATTTCCAGGCCTTTTGTTGGTGTCCAGCGGTAGATACGTTGGAAGTATCGCTCCACAAAATAGAGCGCTCCGTCCGGCGCGACAGCCGCACCCGATATTGAATAAAAGCTATCAGCCAATTTCTGGATGGGTGCGGCAGTGTAGAGCGGCGCAACAGGTTCAGTCTTCGGCATCTTATCGGTCACGTCGAAGACCGCAAATTCGCGCTCACGTATATCCCAACCCGCAGTTACATTGCGAATAGCGTTTTCAAACGGAAATTTGCTCGCGCGCAAATAAGGTGCGCAGCCGTTTTCGTCGCACATCGCAAATCCGCTTTCTGCATTTGAGTGGAGGTTGCGGAAACGAATATCCGTCGAGTTTTGCAGACGCACGGCAAAAGCATTTGGCTTGGGCGAGCGAGTCACGCGGTACGCGTGGTAATTGGCAAAAAGAATGTTGCGTGAATTGCGCACATCAAGACTGTTCGCATCAGAGCTAATGCGCACTTCTTCCTCGGTTTGAGGAGCCAAGAACTCCCAGTTCTCAACGCCATCCAAAACGATTTCATTGCGGAAATGGTGTTCGGTAGACAGCTCGTAAACGTGGCCGGGCGTTTTGGTGTTAGATACATAGAAACCAGCGTGTGCAGCTTCATGCGGAGTCCAAATGTCTGCAAAGGTACCGCCGCCGCCATCCGTAATCCAAATACTGGGGTACTGCCCGTCATCGCGCCCTTTAACCGGCTGATCGCGTTGATCGCGCGGTGTGCCGCTACCGCCCTGAATCTTAACGTCATCCACCAGCGAATCCGCACCTGCTTTCCACAACAAACCCACCGCGCGTGGATTGGTAACGCCGGTATAAATACCAATGCCACTTACAATAGCGTTGCCGCCTTTAGCACTTTCTACCAAGGCTTTAGGCGTACCAAGACCGGCGTATGCGGGAGAATTCTCTGGAATAATCAGTTGCGTTTGAGCAGGGTGCAAGCCAACCAACACCGTATCTTTTTTCAATTTCAGAGTATCGTTAACGATGTAGTTGCCTTGTGGGAAGTAGACAACTTTGTGCGAATCTATAGCGCGCTGAATAGCGGCGGTATCGTCTGTTTTACCATCACCTTTTGCACCGGTATCACGTACGCTAAACCATGCTGTAGTTGAGGGGAGTGGACGAATGGCACGCTTTGCGGCTGGCATGCTGTTGAGCGGTTCAGCTTGCCAGTTGGTTTTGATCTGCCCCATTTGACGCGGGTCAACCAGCGTCAGGCCATAATTAAATTCTTTAATGCGGTAGCCTTTGCCCACGCCCTCAATCGTTTTGCCGCTGTCGCGGAAGCGCGCAAAAGTCGGCACATTGGTCGCCAACGCATTCTCGAAACCAATTTGTGTGAAAACACTATTCTCAGCGCTAATTACCACCGCGGCTTTGGAAACGTTGTTGAAACGAACATCCTTGCCCCACAGTGAATCTGAGTAACCCTCATCAATATCAATTCCCACAGGAACATTGCTGATGGAAACATTCACAAGGGTGAGATCAACTTCATGTTCGCGAATGGCAGCTTCGCGCTGACCATCGAAAGAACTATCAATCAAGGTGAACTGCCATGCGGGAGAGGTCTTTTCGGTAAGGATGCCGTAGCGCCCGCCATGGAAGTGAACATTCTCCATCACATTGCCGGCGAGATAGACGCCCGCCAAGCCCGAACCGAGATTGAAATCCATATGCGACAAGAACGCGTGCTGTGCAACGTGGAAGCGCGCGGCTACGGCACCTGCGTTGCCTTGGCCAATTTCAATATCGATATTCGCCATGGCGGAGTAGAAGGTGCTTGAGTTTGCATCAAACAATTTATCGTTAAAGGGCACCACAGTCTTAGGCGGGAATGGTGGCTGCTTATTGCCATATTGGTCGTTGCCGACAAAGGTAAACATGGTTGCCACGCCTTCGCCAAAACCAGGAGTGTTGTCACCCAGCACAATCACCGGGCGCGTCTTACCCACACCAAAGAGTCGTACCGCTGGATGCATGATGATCGTTCGAGAGATGAGGTAGCGACCCGATGGAAGAAACACAACACCACCCCGCCACTTATCCACAACAGCGGAATCAATTGCACGTTGGATCGCAGCACTGTCATCGGTACGGCCATCTCCAACAGCCTTGACCACAACAGCGTTGGGATCTTTTGGCATAGTCTCCAAAACCGAGTTTGTCGCCGCCTGCGCGGACAACGACATCCCCAGCAGCCAAGCTGCCGTTACTAACTTTAGATTCATGCGAATACCCTCTGTCTGGTTGATTATTGTTGACATAGGCCGGGAACGGGCGAACCAGGTAATTGATTGGCCGTAATCCCGGCTGGTTTCATTTTCTTCTAGCGAAACCAGGATTGATCCTGACTTCAAAGAGCAACAAAAGCGTTTATTTGTTTGCGCTACCATAAATGGCGATAGAAAATCTTTTTAGCGATTGTGGCTATTATTTTTAAATGGCGTGCAATGATAGCGCAACCATACTCCTTAAAAAAAACTCCAGTCAACAGGGTTTGCGCGCCGTTTACAATTATTGACCTTGAAGGAGGTAACGAGGGATATAGGAAAAAGGATTCGTTTTAAGTTGCTTGATAAACTCAGCGAAGACAGCAGCCGTCATTTAGGCAGCTGCCCCATCAATTGTTCCATAACATTCCGCCAAGCCTGCTCCCCGGCAACCCCCGCTTGCTCAAAGGTTTGATTCAACAATTTACGCTGGGCCCCACTCAATGCGGCTTCCAACTTTTCACCCTCAGGCGTAAGCCTTAGGCACTTGCCGCGCTTATCACTGGCGTGGGGTGAATCCTGAACCAAGCCCATGGCTATAAGTTGGCGCAAGGGAGCATGCAGCGCTTGCTTGGTCACACCCAGGATGGCGAGCAGGCCGCTTACCCGAATCTCCGGGTTGCGGCCTACAAAGTAGAGGATTCGGTGATGAACACGTTGAAGCCCGCGCGCCTCCAGCAACTGATCTGGCTTGGCGGTAAAAGCGCGGAAGGCGAAGTGGAATAACTCCAAAGCGCGATTAAGCTCGTCTTCGCGAGCGCTGGACATTAAATTTGATTGGTCAATCATATTGACTTTTTTCCTTAAGAGGCGAATCATAGGTCAATATACATGACCAAATTTATTCAAACAACGAGTCCAGTATGCCTTCGTCTCCACAACTCTCCGAGCGCATCTCCCGCTTAACCTCCTCATTGGTACGCGAAATTCTTGCCGCTGCACAAGCGCCGGGCATGATTTCCTTTGCGGGCGGCTTGCCCAGTGCGGAAGCCATGCCGCTCTTGCGCGATACGCCCCACTCACATGATTGGTTGAGCCCGGTGTTTCAACAGTACGGACAAAGTGAAGGCGAACCGATTTTGCGCGCGCGTTTGGCCGATTGGTTAGCCGAATGCGGTATGCAGGTATCGCCGCATCAAACGCTGGTGCTTTCCGGTTCGCAACAAGGTATAGACCTGGCCGCAAAATTATTTGTTGACCCGGGCACGCCTTTGCTCTGCGAAGCGCCCACCTATTTGGCTGCGCTACAAGCTTTTCAATTGTTCGGTGCAAACTGTTTGGGATTGCCTTTAACCAATGACGGTATTGATCCCGAGTTGCTTGCGCAAATAATTGAAACATATCAGCCGCGCGCAATTTATTTAATCCCTACTTTTCAAAATCCATCCGGTCATTGTTACAGCGCGGAAAATCGCCGCGCTATTGCTGAAGTGCTCGATCATTATGCTTTGCCGTTAATTGAAGATGAGCCTTATCGTGAACTCATGTACGACAATGTAGATCGCACGCCGATTTGCAGTTTGCTCAAGCGTGCTCCCTGGATTTATTTGGGTAGCTTTTCCAAAACATTGTGGCCCGGTTGGCGCGTAGGATTTTTAGCCGCGTCTGATGATTTATTTCCGCATTTGTTGCGATTAAAACAAGCGGGCGATTTGCACACCAATCGCCCCGGCCAAATTCGCGTTGCCAATTGGTTGGCTTGCGATGAACGCCACAAAGATTTAGCGCACCTGCGTGAAACTTATCGCAAAAAACGCGATGCAATGAACGACGCACTCACCAATACCTTTGGAGATTTAGCCGATTGGGAAATTCCTGCCGGTGGGTTATTTTTTTGGTTGAAGTTGCGCAACGCAATTGACACGCGACCGCTGTTGAAAATTGCGTTGGAAAATAATGTAGCGTTTATGCCGGGCGAAGCTTTTTATCCTGCGAGTGGGCAGCCTGTATTCGGCACTATGCGGCTGAATTTTAGCCACGCCAATTCAACCGATATGAGAAAAGGATTAACGACTCTAGCCAGGATAATTGAGAATAATAAGCCCGACGTTTAAGTCGGGCAGTTTCTCATAATACTGGACACCAAAATTCCAGCGTTAATCATACTTACCAGAAGCGATACAACAAACACCGCTACCGCAGTGAGCACAATAATCGCAATTGATTTTCCTGTGCCTACGCCAGCAGCAGTTGTGTATGAAAACCATGCTTTAAGCAACCAAAGAAGCGCAACCAAGGCCACAAAAGCCTGCATAACAAATGCGATTTTGGGCAAGGTTCTTTGCATAGCGGCAAGGTAAATTTCCTGCTGACTTTTAAACTCTGGCGATTTTTCAACAACATCTTGCACAGCAGAAAAATTTCCCGTCTTTAAATCAATTGAACAGAACTGACTGTGTATCTGCGGCATAAATGCTTTGGTGAATTTTTCAGATTCAATCCATGCTTTCGCAAAAAATGGATCGGCCATTGCAATATTGCTAATTGCATTAGCAAAAACTAACAGCACCAAACTACAACCGCAAAAATAAAAGACCAATGTGAAAAAAATATGCGGGTCTGCCAATTTTCCAAAAAGCTTTAAAAAACCCATCGCAATTGCGCAGGCACCCACCAAATAAAAAAGCATTAACAGCGCCTCTGAACCCGTGCGGATAAACTCATTTTCATTGGCAGGCAGCACTTTTAATGGGCTAGTTACTTCCGGCAATGCGTAAGAAAGGAATAGCGAAATTAGGAATGAGGTAACAATAAACGCAACGGACTTTTCAAATGCTGGCGATGCATCTGTTGCGGCAAGTTTTTCCGTTACGAACCTTTTGGGGTGCAGCAGACAGCTAATGAATTGACTCAGGTACCCCGGTAACTCGGTGATGACCTTTTCGAGATAAGATTTCATGCAGTGTTCCTTCAGTAGCAAGTTGAGTTGGCTAGCGAATCAGGATTCTATAGCAGTCCGCCTAAAGGGCGCGAGTGAAATTAGTTAATCACACACCAACTTAAACAATACATCCTATTGTTTACGGCGGCGCATCAGCCAAACCCCAGCTATAGCAAATGAAATTAACGCGGTAATTATTTTTTCGGGGGAAAGAGACTTTTTACCAAACTGTTTATATCGGGCGGGAATCTCGCCCTGCCCCACAATTACATTAAGCATTACCGGCTGTATACCTTTGACCCGATTGAAACTGGTCATCAATCTTACATCCCGTTTACCATCGGTTTGGTATTCTTTGACGATAGTGCCCGTAAGATATGTACCTTCATTTCTACTGATTGCTTCATAGGCTGCATACATGTCAGCCCCAAACATCGCTTTTAATTCTTCTGGCTTACGCTCACCAACGTTTGCCGTTAGTTGATCCCCCAAACCTTTGGTCGCCTTAACGATTTCCATATTTTTTGGTTTGAAAACCACAACGGAATCTCCCATGGAAAGCGGAATCATTTCAAATGAAGAGTCGAGCACCATTTCTCCTTCAGGTTTCGCATCTGCCGACACACCCACCATTTGATATATAACCCATACAGGTTGTTTAGGATCTATGGATAGCAAATCTATCGACAAGGATTTTTGTGAGCCAGGGATTAAAGGAGTAACCAATTGGCTTGTGGCAAGAACAGCCGCCTGCGCAGATAGCATTAGGAAAAGCTGCAGTGTTATTACAGAAATTAAACTGGAAAGGTTTTTTATTGTTAACTTCACTTTGATTCCTTGCTTTAGCAAATTGTTTGTTGGTAGCGATGGGGACTTAGCGCAATATTGGGGAACGCTTATTCTGCATGAGTTTTTTTCGATCTGATGAGAAGTAATTCGCTGATATAGTAGAATTATTTAAACGTTTTTTAAGATGAAGGGAATTGAGTTCAAATCGAACATTTATTTCGCCTCTTGGCGAGCTCCTTTTATTTACTTGCATAAAGAAAAAGGAACCACAAAATTGCAGGAATGATAGTTAATTTTCCATTACCGAAGCCGCCATTAGCACACCAATATAACCGTGTGGATAATGTGCTCCCTCTGCAACAGGAACACTCACGGGGCGAATTGCTACATAACCGTCGTAATTAATTTGGCTGCCCATAGGCGGCGCCACAGAATTAATTTGCGGACCACCGTCATTAAAGGTTGCAACTTTGGTTTTTATCCCAGACCAACCTTTTTCCGCAATATCATGATAAGCCGCATCAATCAATTTTAAATTTACGCCTTTTTGCAAAGCATAAACAATCATGGCTGAGCCGCTGGTTTCGGGGTAATTGAGTGGTTTGTCATAAGCATCCAACACTTGATACCACAAACCATCTTGTGGATTTTGCGAAGCCTTTATACCTTGCGCCAAACTTTGGAAAGCCAACAAAATATTATTGTATGCGGGGTGATCTTTAGGAAAATATTCCAACACATCCACCAAGGCCATGGAATACCAGCCCGTTGTGCGCGACCAAAATTGCGAGGACGTGCCCGTAATTTTATTAGCCCAAGGTTTTTCTTTATCGTAATTCCATGCGTGATAAGGCAAGTTCGCTTTTATGTTGTAGGATCGTTCAGCAGCTAACAAGATCTGTTTGGCCGCAACATCCAACAACTCTTTTTCATTAGCGATAACGGCGTAGTGAACCAGAAACGGATAAGCCATGTACAAGCCGTCCACCGACATTACATTTTTATATTTTTCGTCGGTTTTGTGCCAGTAGCCACCTTCTGGCGTTTTATTAAATTGGGAGGGTTTGATAGGCGTACCAATCAAATGGTCACGCATGGTTTTGGCTGCAAGT comes from the Cellvibrio zantedeschiae genome and includes:
- a CDS encoding aminotransferase-like domain-containing protein, coding for MPSSPQLSERISRLTSSLVREILAAAQAPGMISFAGGLPSAEAMPLLRDTPHSHDWLSPVFQQYGQSEGEPILRARLADWLAECGMQVSPHQTLVLSGSQQGIDLAAKLFVDPGTPLLCEAPTYLAALQAFQLFGANCLGLPLTNDGIDPELLAQIIETYQPRAIYLIPTFQNPSGHCYSAENRRAIAEVLDHYALPLIEDEPYRELMYDNVDRTPICSLLKRAPWIYLGSFSKTLWPGWRVGFLAASDDLFPHLLRLKQAGDLHTNRPGQIRVANWLACDERHKDLAHLRETYRKKRDAMNDALTNTFGDLADWEIPAGGLFFWLKLRNAIDTRPLLKIALENNVAFMPGEAFYPASGQPVFGTMRLNFSHANSTDMRKGLTTLARIIENNKPDV
- a CDS encoding glycoside hydrolase family 88/105 protein gives rise to the protein MRIILCVLWLLPSLAMAEVNYGNWLAGSIVKRYTPTIDAMTHHGWDHSNSAILHGIEKIYLKNHDKKYLRYIKAYADQFVNADGSIKGLLLTLDGMHPGVICLFLYEQTGDKKYLLAAKTMRDHLIGTPIKPSQFNKTPEGGYWHKTDEKYKNVMSVDGLYMAYPFLVHYAVIANEKELLDVAAKQILLAAERSYNIKANLPYHAWNYDKEKPWANKITGTSSQFWSRTTGWYSMALVDVLEYFPKDHPAYNNILLAFQSLAQGIKASQNPQDGLWYQVLDAYDKPLNYPETSGSAMIVYALQKGVNLKLIDAAYHDIAEKGWSGIKTKVATFNDGGPQINSVAPPMGSQINYDGYVAIRPVSVPVAEGAHYPHGYIGVLMAASVMEN